In Phaeobacter inhibens DSM 16374, the following proteins share a genomic window:
- a CDS encoding DUF6525 family protein encodes MISYNISQPLAAATFKTTPTKGLKMTGNCGQTSLKRKPRRGNPMQDYDCLPPDLRRWISSAVLPWSAKSVHRTFNKALARTGDRTHAFGELNRIQRKLTAKDAQKIWGSSHPDAVSSKR; translated from the coding sequence ATGATATCATATAACATTTCGCAACCACTTGCTGCGGCAACCTTTAAAACCACCCCTACCAAAGGCCTCAAGATGACTGGAAACTGCGGTCAAACCAGCCTGAAACGTAAACCGCGCCGTGGAAACCCGATGCAGGATTACGACTGCCTCCCGCCAGACCTGCGCCGCTGGATCTCATCCGCCGTCCTACCTTGGAGCGCCAAGTCCGTTCATCGCACCTTCAACAAGGCGCTGGCCCGCACAGGTGACAGAACACACGCTTTTGGCGAACTGAATCGGATCCAGCGGAAACTGACGGCTAAGGATGCACAAAAGATCTGGGGATCGTCTCATCCTGATGCGGTTTCATCCAAAAGATAA
- the rplK gene encoding 50S ribosomal protein L11 translates to MAKKLVGTMKLQVPAGKANPSPPVGPALGQRGINIMEFCKAFNAKTADMEPGAPCPTVITYYQDKSFTMDIKTPPASYYLKKAAKVKSGANNPSRETVGTVSVAQVKEIAEAKMKDLNANDIEAAMQIILGSARSMGIEVK, encoded by the coding sequence ATGGCTAAGAAGCTTGTTGGCACAATGAAGCTGCAAGTGCCCGCCGGTAAGGCAAACCCATCCCCGCCGGTCGGTCCGGCACTGGGTCAGCGCGGCATCAACATCATGGAATTCTGCAAGGCGTTCAACGCCAAGACCGCAGACATGGAGCCTGGCGCGCCGTGCCCGACCGTGATCACCTACTATCAGGACAAGTCCTTCACCATGGACATCAAGACGCCGCCTGCGTCTTACTACCTGAAGAAGGCCGCCAAAGTGAAATCCGGCGCGAACAACCCGTCGCGCGAAACCGTGGGCACCGTCAGCGTTGCTCAGGTGAAGGAAATCGCCGAAGCGAAAATGAAAGATCTGAACGCGAACGACATCGAAGCCGCGATGCAGATCATCCTGGGCTCTGCCCGCTCCATGGGCATCGAGGTGAAGTAA
- the rplA gene encoding 50S ribosomal protein L1 has translation MAKLGKRTRAAREAFAGKDNLSVEEAVALIKANANAKFDETIEIALNLGVDTRHADQMVRGVIGLPNGTGKDMRVAVFARGAKADEAKEAGADIVGAEDLMETIQGGTIDFDRCIATPDMMPIVGRLGKVLGPRNLMPNPKVGTVTMDVKAAVEAAKGGEVQFKAEKGGVVHAGVGKASFDEAKLIENVKAFISAVAKAKPAGAKGAYMKKIALSSTMGPGVTVDVETAVTE, from the coding sequence ATGGCTAAGCTCGGTAAACGGACCCGCGCTGCGCGCGAAGCTTTCGCTGGTAAGGACAACCTGTCGGTGGAAGAAGCAGTCGCTCTGATCAAAGCGAACGCAAACGCAAAATTCGACGAAACCATCGAAATCGCCCTGAACCTCGGCGTTGACACCCGTCACGCAGACCAAATGGTTCGCGGCGTTATCGGCCTGCCCAACGGCACCGGCAAAGACATGCGTGTTGCTGTTTTCGCTCGTGGCGCGAAGGCTGACGAAGCCAAAGAAGCTGGCGCGGACATCGTCGGTGCAGAAGACCTGATGGAAACCATCCAGGGCGGCACCATCGATTTCGATCGCTGCATTGCAACCCCTGACATGATGCCGATCGTTGGCCGTCTGGGTAAAGTGCTTGGCCCCCGCAACCTGATGCCGAACCCCAAGGTTGGCACCGTGACCATGGACGTGAAAGCGGCCGTGGAAGCAGCCAAAGGTGGCGAAGTTCAGTTTAAGGCTGAAAAAGGCGGCGTTGTACACGCAGGCGTTGGCAAAGCGTCCTTCGACGAAGCCAAGCTGATCGAGAACGTCAAGGCGTTCATCTCGGCAGTCGCCAAGGCAAAGCCAGCTGGTGCCAAAGGCGCCTACATGAAGAAAATCGCTCTGTCCTCCACCATGGGCCCGGGCGTTACCGTTGACGTGGAAACCGCGGTTACCGAGTAA
- the rplJ gene encoding 50S ribosomal protein L10, with protein sequence MDRAQKERVVEELGQIFESSGVVVVAHYTGLTVAEMQDLRARASDAGTSVRVAKNRLAKIALEGKPCENMSDLLTGMTVLTYSEDPVSAAKVAEDFAKENKKFEILGGAMGENALDRAGVEAVSKMPSRDELIAQIASCIGAPASNIAGAIGAPASNIASILSTIEEKAEAA encoded by the coding sequence GTGGATAGAGCCCAGAAAGAGAGAGTGGTCGAGGAACTCGGCCAGATCTTCGAAAGCTCTGGCGTGGTGGTCGTAGCCCACTACACCGGTCTGACAGTTGCTGAGATGCAGGATCTGCGGGCGCGCGCAAGCGACGCTGGCACCTCCGTGCGTGTTGCCAAGAACAGGCTCGCCAAAATCGCCCTCGAGGGTAAGCCGTGTGAAAACATGTCTGACCTGCTGACGGGGATGACCGTACTGACCTATTCCGAAGATCCTGTGTCCGCCGCTAAGGTGGCAGAGGATTTCGCCAAGGAGAACAAAAAGTTCGAAATCCTTGGCGGCGCAATGGGTGAGAACGCTCTGGACCGTGCCGGCGTTGAAGCCGTGTCGAAAATGCCTTCGCGCGACGAGCTTATTGCTCAGATCGCAAGCTGCATCGGCGCACCTGCTTCCAACATCGCTGGCGCAATTGGCGCACCTGCAAGCAACATCGCAAGCATTCTTTCGACCATCGAAGAGAAGGCGGAAGCTGCGTAA
- the rplL gene encoding 50S ribosomal protein L7/L12: protein MADLKKLAEDIVGLTLLEAQELKTILKDEYGIEPAAGGAVVMAAGGDAGGAAEEEKTEFDVVLKNAGASKINVIKEVRGITGLGLKEAKELVEAGGKIKEGVDKAEAEDIKGKLEAAGAEVELA, encoded by the coding sequence ATGGCTGATCTGAAGAAACTGGCAGAAGACATCGTTGGTCTGACCCTGCTTGAAGCACAAGAACTGAAAACCATCCTGAAGGATGAGTATGGCATCGAGCCCGCAGCTGGCGGCGCAGTTGTCATGGCAGCTGGCGGCGACGCCGGTGGCGCAGCTGAAGAAGAAAAGACCGAATTCGACGTCGTTCTGAAGAACGCCGGCGCTTCCAAGATCAACGTGATCAAAGAAGTTCGCGGCATCACCGGTCTTGGCCTGAAAGAAGCCAAAGAGCTGGTCGAAGCTGGCGGCAAGATCAAAGAAGGCGTGGACAAAGCCGAAGCAGAAGACATCAAAGGCAAGCTGGAAGCAGCTGGCGCCGAAGTCGAGCTGGCCTAA
- the rpoB gene encoding DNA-directed RNA polymerase subunit beta, with protein sequence MAQSFLGQKRLRKYYGKIREVLDMPNLIEVQKSSYDLFLRSGDAEQPLDGEGIMGVFQSVFPIKDFNETSVLEFVKYSFERPKYDVEECMQRDMTYSAPLKVTLRLIVFDVDEDTGAKSVKDIKEQDVYMGDMPLMTPNGTFVVNGTERVIVSQMHRSPGVFFDHDKGKTHSSGKLLFACRIIPYRGSWLDFEFDAKDIVFARIDRRRKLPVTTLLYALGLDQEGIMDAYYNTVNFKLEKSRGWVTPFFPERVRGTRPTYDLVDAATGEIFAEAGKKVTPRAVKKMIDEGNITDLLVPFEHIVGKFVAKDIINEENGAIYVEAGDELTLEYDKGGELIGGTVKELIDAGITDIPVLDIDNINVGPYMRNTMAQDKNMGRDTALMDIYRVMRPGEPPTVEAASALFDTLFFDSERYDLSAVGRVKMNMRLALDAEDTQRTLRKEDIISCIKALVELRDGKGDIDDIDHLGNRRVRSVGELMENQYRVGLLRMERAIKERMSSVEIDTVMPQDLINAKPAAAAVREFFGSSQLSQFMDQTNPLSEVTHKRRLSALGPGGLTRERAGFEVRDVHPTHYGRMCPIETPEGPNIGLINSLATFARVNKYGFIETPYRVVNDAKVTDEVHYMSATEEMRHTVAQANATLDEDGKFINDLVSTRQSGDYTLAPRESVDLIDVSPKQLVSVAASLIPFLENDDANRALMGSNMQRQAVPLLRAEAPLVGTGIEEIVARDSGAAIMAKRGGIIDQIDAQRIVIRATSDLEMGDAGVDIYRMRKFQRSNQNTCINQRPLVKVGQEVRKGEVIADGPSTDMGELALGKNVVVAFMPWNGYNYEDSILISERIARDDVFTSIHIEEFEVAARDTKLGPEEITRDIPNVGEEALRNLDEAGIVYIGADVEPGDILVGKITPKGESPMTPEEKLLRAIFGEKASDVRDTSLRVKPGDYGTVVEVRVFNRHGVEKDERALQIEREEVERLARDRDDEMGILDRNIYARLRGMLLGKTAVKGPKGIRAGSEITEELLDTLSRGQWWMLALEDEQSAQVVEALNEQYEAQKRALDARFEDKVEKVRRGDDLPPGVMKMVKVFIAVKRKLQPGDKMAGRHGNKGVISKVVPMEDMPFLADGTPVDFCLNPLGVPSRMNVGQILETHMGWAARGLGIKIDDALQDYRRSGDLTPVREAMHHAYGDDVYGEGIADMTETDLVEAAGNVTRGVPIATPVFDGAKEADVNDSLVRAGFDTSGQSILFDGRTGEQFARPVTVGIKYLLKLHHLVDDKIHARSTGPYSLVTQQPLGGKAQFGGQRFGEMEVWALEAYGAAYTLQEMLTVKSDDVAGRTKVYESIVKGEDNFEAGVPESFNVLVKEVRGLGLNMELLDAEGEE encoded by the coding sequence ATGGCTCAATCGTTCCTTGGCCAGAAACGTCTTCGCAAATACTACGGTAAAATCCGCGAAGTCCTGGACATGCCGAACCTCATCGAGGTCCAGAAATCTTCTTACGACCTCTTCCTGCGCTCTGGTGATGCAGAACAGCCGCTCGACGGCGAAGGCATCATGGGCGTGTTCCAGTCGGTATTCCCGATCAAGGACTTTAATGAGACGTCGGTTCTGGAGTTCGTGAAATATTCCTTCGAGCGTCCGAAGTACGACGTCGAGGAATGTATGCAACGCGACATGACCTATTCAGCTCCGCTGAAGGTCACATTGCGTCTGATCGTCTTTGATGTCGACGAAGATACCGGCGCCAAGTCGGTAAAGGACATCAAGGAACAGGACGTCTACATGGGCGATATGCCCCTGATGACGCCGAACGGCACCTTTGTGGTCAACGGCACCGAGCGTGTGATCGTGTCCCAGATGCACCGTTCGCCGGGCGTGTTCTTTGATCACGACAAAGGCAAGACGCATTCTTCGGGTAAGCTGCTGTTTGCCTGCCGCATCATCCCGTATCGCGGTTCCTGGCTCGACTTCGAATTTGACGCCAAGGACATCGTTTTTGCGCGCATCGACCGTCGCCGCAAACTGCCTGTAACGACCCTGCTCTATGCGCTGGGTCTGGATCAGGAAGGCATCATGGATGCCTATTACAACACCGTGAACTTCAAGCTTGAGAAGAGCCGTGGCTGGGTTACGCCGTTCTTCCCCGAGCGTGTGCGCGGTACCCGTCCGACCTATGATCTGGTCGACGCGGCCACCGGTGAGATCTTTGCCGAAGCGGGCAAGAAGGTCACGCCGCGCGCCGTTAAGAAGATGATCGACGAAGGCAACATCACCGACCTACTGGTGCCCTTCGAGCATATTGTTGGCAAGTTTGTCGCCAAGGACATCATCAACGAAGAGAACGGCGCCATCTACGTCGAGGCCGGCGATGAGCTGACACTCGAGTACGACAAGGGCGGCGAGCTGATTGGCGGCACCGTCAAGGAACTGATCGATGCCGGCATCACCGACATCCCGGTTCTGGACATCGACAACATCAACGTCGGTCCCTATATGCGCAACACTATGGCGCAGGATAAAAACATGGGCCGCGACACCGCGCTCATGGATATCTACCGCGTTATGCGCCCAGGTGAGCCGCCGACCGTCGAGGCAGCCTCCGCGCTGTTTGACACGTTGTTCTTCGACTCTGAGCGCTATGATCTGTCCGCCGTTGGTCGTGTGAAGATGAACATGCGCCTTGCTCTGGATGCTGAGGACACTCAGCGGACCCTGCGCAAGGAAGACATCATCTCCTGCATCAAAGCGCTGGTTGAACTGCGTGACGGCAAGGGCGACATCGACGACATCGACCACCTCGGCAACCGTCGTGTGCGCTCCGTTGGCGAACTGATGGAAAACCAGTACCGCGTTGGCCTGCTGCGCATGGAACGTGCGATCAAGGAACGGATGTCCTCCGTCGAGATCGACACCGTGATGCCGCAGGATCTGATCAACGCCAAGCCCGCTGCGGCCGCGGTGCGTGAATTCTTCGGCTCCTCGCAGCTGTCGCAGTTCATGGACCAGACCAACCCGCTCTCCGAAGTGACGCACAAGCGTCGCCTTTCGGCGCTTGGGCCTGGCGGTCTGACCCGTGAGCGTGCTGGCTTTGAGGTGCGCGACGTTCACCCGACCCACTATGGTCGGATGTGCCCGATTGAGACACCGGAAGGCCCGAACATTGGTCTGATCAACTCGCTGGCGACCTTTGCCCGCGTGAACAAGTACGGCTTCATCGAAACACCCTACCGCGTCGTCAATGACGCCAAGGTGACCGACGAAGTTCACTACATGTCCGCGACCGAGGAAATGCGTCACACCGTAGCGCAGGCGAACGCGACACTGGACGAAGATGGCAAGTTCATCAACGATCTGGTCTCGACACGTCAGTCCGGCGACTACACCCTGGCCCCGCGTGAAAGCGTGGACCTGATCGACGTTTCGCCAAAACAGTTGGTATCGGTTGCGGCCTCGTTGATCCCGTTCCTTGAGAACGACGATGCTAACCGGGCTCTGATGGGCTCGAACATGCAACGTCAGGCGGTTCCGCTGCTGCGCGCAGAGGCACCGCTGGTCGGTACCGGTATCGAAGAGATCGTGGCACGGGATTCCGGCGCGGCCATCATGGCCAAGCGCGGTGGTATCATCGACCAGATCGACGCACAGCGTATCGTGATCCGGGCGACGTCCGATCTCGAAATGGGCGACGCGGGTGTGGACATCTACCGCATGCGCAAGTTCCAGCGTTCGAACCAGAACACCTGCATCAACCAGCGTCCGCTGGTGAAAGTAGGCCAGGAAGTCCGCAAGGGCGAAGTGATTGCTGATGGTCCGTCCACCGACATGGGTGAACTGGCTCTGGGTAAAAACGTCGTCGTGGCCTTCATGCCCTGGAATGGCTACAACTACGAAGACTCCATCCTGATCTCCGAGCGCATCGCGCGTGACGACGTCTTTACCTCGATCCACATTGAGGAATTCGAAGTCGCCGCCCGTGATACCAAGCTTGGGCCGGAAGAGATCACCCGCGACATTCCGAACGTCGGTGAAGAAGCGCTGCGTAACCTCGACGAGGCTGGCATCGTTTACATCGGTGCGGATGTGGAACCGGGCGACATTCTGGTCGGCAAGATCACACCCAAGGGCGAAAGCCCGATGACCCCGGAAGAAAAGCTGCTGCGCGCCATCTTCGGCGAAAAAGCATCTGACGTGCGCGACACCTCGCTGCGCGTGAAGCCGGGCGACTACGGGACCGTGGTCGAAGTGCGTGTCTTCAACCGTCACGGCGTCGAAAAAGACGAACGTGCGTTGCAGATCGAGCGTGAAGAAGTCGAGCGTCTGGCCCGTGACCGGGACGACGAGATGGGCATTCTGGATCGCAACATCTATGCACGCCTGCGTGGCATGCTGTTGGGTAAAACCGCAGTCAAGGGCCCCAAAGGTATTCGCGCCGGTTCGGAAATCACTGAAGAGCTGCTGGACACACTCAGCCGTGGTCAGTGGTGGATGTTGGCGCTTGAAGACGAGCAGAGCGCACAGGTCGTCGAGGCCCTGAACGAGCAGTACGAGGCACAAAAGCGTGCCCTGGATGCCCGTTTTGAGGACAAGGTCGAGAAAGTGCGTCGCGGCGATGATCTGCCGCCGGGTGTGATGAAGATGGTCAAAGTCTTCATCGCGGTGAAGCGCAAGCTTCAGCCGGGTGACAAGATGGCGGGCCGTCACGGAAACAAAGGTGTGATCTCGAAAGTGGTGCCGATGGAGGACATGCCGTTCCTCGCAGATGGTACTCCGGTCGATTTCTGTCTGAACCCGCTCGGCGTTCCTTCGCGGATGAACGTTGGTCAGATTCTGGAGACCCACATGGGTTGGGCCGCACGCGGTCTAGGCATCAAGATTGATGATGCGCTTCAGGATTACCGTCGCTCCGGCGATCTGACCCCGGTTCGTGAAGCGATGCATCACGCCTATGGTGACGACGTCTACGGTGAAGGTATTGCCGATATGACCGAGACCGATCTGGTCGAGGCCGCCGGCAATGTGACCCGTGGTGTGCCTATCGCAACACCAGTCTTTGATGGCGCCAAAGAGGCCGACGTCAACGACTCTCTGGTGCGCGCTGGCTTTGACACCTCTGGTCAGTCGATCCTGTTTGATGGCCGCACCGGCGAGCAGTTTGCCCGCCCTGTGACCGTCGGCATCAAGTATCTTCTGAAACTGCACCACCTGGTTGACGACAAGATCCACGCGCGTTCGACCGGTCCGTACTCCCTCGTTACCCAGCAGCCGCTGGGTGGTAAGGCTCAGTTCGGTGGTCAGCGCTTTGGTGAGATGGAAGTCTGGGCTCTGGAAGCTTATGGCGCCGCCTACACCCTGCAGGAGATGCTCACCGTGAAATCGGATGACGTTGCAGGCCGGACCAAGGTCTATGAATCGATCGTCAAGGGCGAGGACAACTTTGAAGCGGGCGTACCGGAATCGTTTAACGTTCTGGTGAAAGAAGTCCGTGGCCTCGGCCTGAATATGGAACTCCTGGATGCAGAGGGTGAGGAGTAA
- the rpoC gene encoding DNA-directed RNA polymerase subunit beta': protein MNQELTNNPFNPLTPPKVFDEIKVSLASPERILSWSYGEIKKPETINYRTFKPERDGLFCARIFGPIKDYECLCGKYKRMKYRGVVCEKCGVEVTLQKVRRERMGHIELASPVAHIWFLKSLPSRIGLMLDMTLRDLERVLYFENYVVIEPGLTDLTYGQMMTEEEYMDAQDQFGMDAFTANIGAEAIREMLAAIDLEAEAEHLRAELAEATGELKPKKIIKRLKVVESFLESGNRPEWMVMTVIPVIPPELRPLVPLDGGRFATSDLNDLYRRVINRNNRLKRLIELRAPDIIVRNEKRMLQESVDALFDNGRRGRVITGANKRPLKSLSDMLKGKQGRFRQNLLGKRVDFSGRSVIVTGPELKLHQCGLPKKMALELFKPFIYSRLEAKGLSSTVKQAKKLVEKERPEVWDILDEVIREHPVMLNRAPTLHRLGIQAFEPTLIEGKAIQLHPLVCSAFNADFDGDQMAVHVPLSLEAQLEARVLMMSTNNVLSPANGAPIIVPSQDMILGLYYVTLEREGMPGEGKIFGTIDEVQHALDAGEVHLHTKITARITQIDEEGNEVLKRFETTPGRVRLGALLPKNVKAPFELVNRLLRKKEVQQVIDTVYRYCGQKESVIFCDQIMTMGFREAFKAGISFGKDDMVIPDTKWTLVDETRDQVKDFEQQYMDGLITQGEKYNKVVDAWSKCNDKVTDAMMGTISADKRNEAGAVMEPNSVYMMAHSGARGSVTQMKQLGGMRGLMAKPNGDIIETPIISNFKEGLTVLEYFNSTHGARKGLSDTALKTANSGYLTRRLVDVAQDCIVRDRDCGTEAAITAEAAVNDGEVVASLGERILGRVAAEDIKKPGTEEIIVAVGQLIDERMADAVEEAGVQSTRIRSPLTCEAEEGVCAQCYGRDLARGTQVNTGEAVGIIAAQSIGEPGTQLTMRTFHIGGVAQGGQQSFLEASQEGKIVFEMPQTLENANGETLVVGRNMKLIIQDEHGEERASHKLGYGSKLFVKEGQSVARGDKLFEWDPYTLPIIAEKPGTAKYVDLVSGIAVRDETDEATGMTQKIVIDWRAAPKGSDLKPEIILVDGDGEPVRSDAGNPLTYPMSVDAILSVEEGQQIMAGDVVARIPREGAKTKDITGGLPRVAELFEARRPKDHAIIAEIDGYVRFGRDYKNKRRISIEPADESMEPVEYMVPKGKHIPVQEGDFVQKGDYIMDGNPAPHDILSIMGVEALANYMIDEVQDVYRLQGVKINDKHIEVIVRQMLQKWEISDSGDTTLLKGEHVDKQEFDTANEKALSRGKRPAQGEPILLGITKASLQTRSFISAASFQETTRVLTEASVQGKRDKLVGLKENVIVGRLIPAGTGGATQRVRNIAQGRDNVVLEARREEAEAAAALAAPSMDDVATEDNLDNLVETPESRD from the coding sequence ATGAACCAGGAACTGACGAATAATCCGTTCAACCCGCTGACACCGCCAAAGGTCTTTGATGAGATCAAGGTGTCGCTGGCATCGCCCGAGCGGATCCTGTCGTGGTCCTACGGCGAGATCAAAAAGCCGGAAACCATCAACTACCGGACGTTCAAACCCGAACGTGACGGTCTGTTCTGCGCGCGTATTTTTGGCCCGATCAAAGACTACGAATGTCTTTGCGGCAAATATAAGCGCATGAAATATCGCGGCGTTGTCTGCGAGAAATGCGGTGTGGAAGTCACCCTGCAAAAGGTCCGCCGCGAGCGCATGGGCCACATCGAACTGGCGTCGCCGGTTGCGCATATCTGGTTCCTCAAGTCGCTGCCGTCGCGCATCGGCCTGATGCTGGATATGACCCTGCGCGATCTTGAGCGGGTTCTGTATTTCGAAAACTACGTTGTCATCGAGCCGGGTCTGACTGACCTCACTTACGGCCAGATGATGACCGAAGAAGAATACATGGACGCCCAGGACCAGTTCGGTATGGACGCCTTCACCGCCAACATCGGCGCTGAAGCGATCCGTGAAATGCTGGCTGCCATCGATCTGGAAGCCGAAGCCGAGCATCTGCGTGCAGAGCTGGCCGAAGCCACAGGCGAGCTGAAGCCCAAGAAGATCATCAAGCGCCTGAAGGTTGTTGAGAGCTTCCTGGAATCCGGCAACCGCCCGGAATGGATGGTCATGACCGTCATTCCTGTGATCCCGCCGGAACTGCGCCCGCTGGTGCCGCTGGATGGGGGCCGCTTCGCGACCTCTGACCTGAACGATCTGTATCGTCGCGTCATCAACCGGAACAACCGCCTGAAGCGCCTGATTGAGCTGCGTGCGCCTGACATCATCGTCCGCAACGAAAAGCGGATGCTGCAGGAATCCGTGGATGCTCTGTTCGACAACGGTCGTCGTGGCCGCGTGATCACCGGCGCCAACAAACGTCCGCTGAAATCGCTGTCCGACATGCTGAAGGGTAAGCAGGGCCGCTTCCGTCAGAACCTTTTGGGTAAGCGGGTCGACTTCTCCGGTCGTTCGGTCATTGTGACCGGCCCCGAGCTGAAGCTGCACCAGTGCGGTCTACCGAAAAAGATGGCGCTCGAACTGTTCAAGCCCTTCATCTATTCGCGTCTGGAGGCCAAAGGTCTGTCCTCCACCGTGAAGCAGGCGAAGAAGCTGGTCGAAAAAGAGCGTCCCGAAGTCTGGGATATCCTCGACGAGGTTATTCGCGAACACCCTGTTATGCTGAACCGTGCGCCGACGCTGCACCGTCTTGGCATTCAGGCGTTTGAACCCACGCTGATCGAAGGTAAGGCCATTCAGCTGCACCCGCTGGTCTGCTCAGCGTTCAACGCGGACTTCGACGGTGACCAGATGGCTGTGCACGTTCCGCTGAGCCTCGAGGCCCAGCTGGAAGCGCGCGTCCTGATGATGTCCACGAACAACGTTCTGTCGCCTGCCAACGGCGCGCCGATCATCGTTCCGTCGCAGGATATGATCCTGGGTCTCTACTATGTGACCTTGGAACGCGAAGGCATGCCTGGTGAAGGCAAAATCTTTGGTACCATCGACGAGGTTCAGCACGCGCTGGACGCCGGCGAAGTGCACCTGCACACCAAGATCACAGCGCGGATCACTCAGATCGACGAAGAAGGCAACGAGGTCCTCAAGCGTTTTGAGACCACCCCGGGTCGTGTCCGTCTGGGCGCGCTGCTGCCGAAAAACGTCAAAGCACCGTTCGAGCTGGTCAACCGTCTTCTGCGGAAGAAAGAGGTTCAGCAGGTCATCGACACCGTCTACCGTTACTGCGGTCAGAAAGAGTCCGTGATCTTCTGTGACCAGATCATGACCATGGGTTTCCGTGAAGCGTTCAAGGCGGGCATTTCGTTCGGCAAGGACGACATGGTGATCCCCGACACCAAATGGACGCTGGTCGATGAGACCCGTGATCAGGTGAAGGACTTCGAACAGCAGTACATGGACGGCCTGATCACTCAGGGTGAAAAGTACAACAAAGTTGTCGATGCCTGGTCGAAGTGTAACGACAAAGTCACTGACGCGATGATGGGCACCATCTCCGCAGACAAGCGCAACGAGGCTGGCGCCGTAATGGAACCGAACTCGGTTTACATGATGGCTCACTCCGGTGCGCGTGGCTCGGTCACCCAGATGAAGCAGCTGGGCGGGATGCGTGGCCTGATGGCGAAGCCGAATGGCGACATCATCGAGACCCCGATCATCTCGAACTTTAAAGAAGGCCTGACCGTTCTCGAGTACTTCAACTCGACTCACGGTGCCCGTAAGGGTCTGTCGGATACCGCGCTTAAGACGGCGAACTCGGGTTACCTGACCCGTCGTCTGGTGGACGTAGCACAGGATTGCATTGTGCGCGATCGTGACTGTGGCACCGAGGCCGCGATCACTGCGGAAGCAGCGGTCAACGACGGTGAGGTTGTGGCCTCGCTTGGTGAACGTATTCTGGGTCGCGTTGCGGCTGAGGATATCAAGAAGCCTGGCACCGAGGAGATCATCGTCGCCGTAGGCCAGCTGATCGACGAACGCATGGCAGATGCAGTGGAAGAGGCCGGCGTTCAGTCGACCCGTATCCGCTCGCCGCTGACCTGTGAGGCCGAAGAAGGCGTCTGCGCCCAGTGCTATGGCCGTGACCTGGCCCGTGGCACGCAGGTGAACACCGGTGAGGCCGTCGGCATCATCGCCGCGCAGTCCATCGGTGAACCCGGTACACAGCTGACGATGCGGACCTTCCACATCGGCGGCGTTGCTCAGGGTGGCCAGCAGTCCTTCCTCGAAGCCTCGCAAGAGGGCAAGATCGTCTTCGAGATGCCGCAGACCCTGGAGAACGCCAACGGCGAGACCCTGGTTGTTGGTCGGAACATGAAGCTGATCATTCAGGACGAGCACGGTGAAGAGCGCGCCAGCCACAAGCTGGGTTACGGCTCCAAACTGTTCGTCAAGGAAGGTCAGTCCGTGGCCCGTGGCGACAAGCTGTTCGAATGGGATCCCTACACCCTGCCGATCATCGCCGAGAAACCCGGTACCGCGAAATATGTGGACCTGGTCTCCGGTATCGCCGTGCGGGATGAGACCGACGAAGCCACCGGCATGACCCAGAAGATCGTGATCGACTGGCGTGCGGCTCCGAAGGGCTCCGATCTCAAGCCGGAAATCATCCTGGTGGATGGCGATGGTGAGCCGGTGCGCAGCGATGCGGGCAACCCGCTGACCTATCCGATGTCCGTGGACGCCATTCTGTCGGTCGAAGAAGGCCAGCAAATCATGGCAGGTGACGTTGTCGCGCGTATCCCGCGTGAAGGCGCCAAGACCAAGGACATCACCGGTGGTCTGCCGCGCGTTGCGGAACTGTTCGAAGCTCGTCGCCCCAAGGATCACGCGATCATCGCCGAAATCGATGGTTATGTGCGCTTTGGCCGCGACTACAAGAACAAGCGTCGCATCTCGATCGAGCCGGCTGACGAGTCGATGGAGCCCGTCGAATACATGGTGCCCAAGGGCAAGCACATTCCGGTTCAGGAAGGTGACTTCGTCCAGAAGGGCGACTACATCATGGACGGCAACCCGGCGCCGCATGACATCCTGTCCATCATGGGTGTCGAGGCTCTGGCCAACTACATGATCGACGAGGTTCAGGACGTCTATCGCCTGCAGGGTGTGAAGATCAACGACAAGCACATCGAGGTGATCGTTCGCCAGATGCTGCAGAAGTGGGAGATCTCCGACTCCGGTGACACAACGCTGCTGAAAGGTGAGCATGTGGACAAGCAGGAGTTCGACACCGCCAACGAAAAGGCACTGTCACGCGGCAAGCGTCCGGCACAGGGCGAGCCGATCCTTCTGGGGATCACCAAGGCATCGCTCCAGACCCGGTCGTTCATCTCTGCGGCATCTTTCCAGGAAACCACCCGCGTTCTCACCGAGGCTTCGGTGCAGGGCAAACGCGACAAGCTGGTGGGCCTCAAAGAGAACGTCATCGTTGGCCGCCTGATCCCGGCTGGTACCGGTGGTGCCACTCAGCGGGTACGCAACATCGCTCAGGGACGTGACAATGTCGTCCTTGAGGCACGCCGCGAGGAGGCCGAAGCCGCCGCCGCACTGGCTGCCCCGTCGATGGATGATGTTGCCACCGAGGATAACCTCGACAATCTGGTGGAAACCCCAGAGAGCCGCGATTGA